The Gemmatimonas aurantiaca genomic sequence ACATCGGCCAGCGACGACGTCTGCAGCGCGTTGAGGAAGGCCGTGAGCTGATAGCGACCCAGCGCGGTGCTGTAGATCAGATTGAGCGCGTTCGGCTTGATGGCGTTGTTGGCGTTCGCGATGCCGGCGATGGCGTTGCCGCCGAGATTGATGCGGGCCGGGCCTTCGAAGGGCGACCCGCCACCCATCGCGTCGGGCACGCCGTCACCGTTGGTGTCCACCGGCTTGAGCGTGTTCGGATCGGTGCGCGGCACCAGCTGCTGGAAGAACTGCTTGTTGCCGGTGCCGAGGTCGTAGGCGAGACCGATGTCCTGGATGCCGGTGCGGTTGACGAAGACGATCTTCGCCTTGATCGCGACCTGCGGCGTGCGGATGTCGAGCTGCTGGATGCGGGCGACGATTTCCGGCAGACGCGAGGGGACTTCGGTGATGATGAGCTTGTTGGTGGCGCTGTCGGCGGCCACGGAGCCGCGTACCACGCAGCCCTGTCCGCCCATCTGATTCTGCTGGCCGCCGCTGCCGCTGCTCTGATTCACGTTCATGCCCATGTCACGACCGGTGGCGGCCGTGGTGAGGCCGGTGCAGTCGCGAGCCAGCAGAGATTGTACGGTGCCCTTCAGCACCGCCGCCTTCGCGTAGTTCACATCGAGGATCTGCGTGATCAGCGGCTCGAGCGCCTGGTTCTGCGCCAGATTGCGATAGCTGTCGATGGCGATGATGCCGCTGGCGTCTTCCGTGGCCGCCAGGCCCTGCGCCTGCAGGATGGCCTGCAGCGCGACGTCCCATGGCTTGTCGGAAATGTCGGCGGTGACGATGCCCTGGACGTCCTTGCCGACAACGATGGTGCGGCCGGAGAACGTGGCGAAAGCGGCGATGACGTCACGGATGTCCGTGCCATCGTAGCTGACGGTGATGCGCGGCTTGGGCTGCGGCTGACGGCGGGCCGAGCTGGCCGGTGCCGTGGGTACCACGGGGGCCGCGGTCGCCACAGCGGTCGTTTCGACCGCGGGAGGCGGCGTCACCTTCGGCGCTTCGGCCACAGGCACGTCGATCTTCGCGGGCTGCGCAACGACCGGCGTGGGCTCGACCGATGGAGCAACCGGCGTTGCGACCGGGCCGACATCGAGGCGGCCAGCCGCCGTCGCCATGGTCGTGCGCGTGACGTTCCCGGTGGTCCAGGGTGCAAACGCCACGGCCGGCGCGGCGAGTGCGATGCGGACACTGTTGCCTTCGCGTTCGACCGTGTAGCGACGCGAGGCGTCGAGATCGATCACGAGACGCACGGTATCGGCGCGGAACTGCGACAACCGCACATTGCGGATCGGGCCGCGGGCCTTGCCATCGTACGTCGACCGCACGGCGAGATTGGCTCCGCCCAGATCGATGACGATGCGCGACGGATTGTCGAGTGTGAAGTGCGCGAGCGTCAGCCCGGAGTCGGCGCCGATGAGCACATCGGCACCACCAGCCGACGGCGCCACCTCGATGGCATGCACGCGGCCACGAACGGGCGCGTCATCGTCGGATGCGGCACCGGTGGCCGGGTGATGCGTGATGGCCATCGCGGCCGTGGGGGCGGTGGCTGCCACCGGGGTGCCGGGCACAATACCGTACACCAGCAGGGCGGCGGTCACCGCAACGGTCATCGATCCCATCATGGGTTCCTCACTTTCGTCGTGTCGCTGCTCAGCGGCAGCGTCTCCTGCCGATTGAATCCGAATTCTTCGATGGTGAACTGCACCGCCTTCTGGCGGATGGCACTGACACGCAGGCGACCCAGCTGCTGGCCCACGCGGATGCGGTACTGCTCCTTGGAGTGACTGTCGCGCAGAATGGCCACGGAGTTGTTGCCATCGGGGTCGAAGGCCACGGCCGTGAGGCGTAGATCACTGAGGAGCGGGCGGACGGCATTGCTCGACATCAGCGAGGCGTAGGGATCGCGACGCCCACCGCTGCTGTACGAGAAGACTTCGCGATGCAGCGTGATTTCGCTGGCCGGTGCAATCGCGCCGGCTTTGTTCGCCGCCGCCGTCGCTGCCGCACCCACGGTTCCTGCGGCTTCCGACGACACCACGCGGGCACCGGCCGGTTTGGCGTCGGTCCGTGAGGTCTGGGCGGCCACGGTCCGGGGCGCGCCCGTGAGCACGGCAGCCAGCAGGCCGGCCGCGAGTGCTCGGGAGAGCGGGAATCGCGGCATCATGATGCACGCTCCTTGGCCTTCGGGGCCGGTGCCGTCTTCTCGACGTAAGTCTGCAGTGTGATCGTCGAGGCCAGCGCATTCTTCTCCGACGTGCGGATGCGGCTGGTGCGGTTCGCGGCGGTGCCCGTTGCCACGGAGAAGTTCACCGGTGCCACGATGCGCGGCAGCGATCCCACGTTGGCGAGGAACTCGCCGAACTGGTGATAACCGCCGATGATGGTGATGGTGTAGCGATAGGTGTCGAAGCGATCGCCCTGGATCACCGGTTCGGGTACGACACCGCCCACATCGAGACCGGCGCGGCGGGCCGCGGTGCTCACTTCCTCGAGCAGGGCCGGCACCTCGTTGCCCGTCGGCACGAGGCGACGCATCACCGTGAGCGCCGAACGATTCTCGGCCGCCTGCGCCCGCAGCACTTCGATGCTGCCACTGGCGAACTCGCGCGCCGCCCGCTGGTTGGCGTCTTCGAGTGTGGTGATACGCGACTCGTCGAGCGCGATCTGCGCGTTCTTCGACGAGTAGGGGTACATCCAATAGAGTACGGCGAGCGCGATCGCGACGAAGCCGATGAGCAGCTTGACCTGATCACGCTGATTGATGGGAGCGATAGCCATGGTGGACTCGGGTCAGCGCACGGGAACGACGAGCGGTGTCGTCTGCACGACGCCCGCGGGTGGCACTTCATAGGCGGCCGTCAGTTCGAACTGGGTGACGTCCTTGCCATCGACGATCACGATCTCGGACTTGGCCAGAGCCACCTGTTGCACGAACGGGGAGCTCTCCAGCTGGCGCATGAACATCGTGAGCGCCTGGATGTCGACGGTCTGACCGACGACGCGGAACGTGAGCGGCGGATGGACTTCGACCGTATCCCGCTTGGGTTCCTCGGTTTTCTTGCCGGCAGCCGCCTTGGCGGGCTTCGCCGCGGCCTTCACCACGCTGTCCACACCCGGCGGCAGGGGGGCCTTGCTGGTCTGCTCGATCGTGGTCAGCCAGGTGTAGGCCGGGAGGGCGCGGCTCACCTCATCGAGGATGTGCGCCCAGTTGTACCGGTTGTCGTCGATGGTACGGATGATCTGCAGCTGCCGGTGCACCGAATCCCGCTCGGCGGTCAGGCGCTGACGGGCATCGAGCACCTTGGCGTAGCGCGTCGAGTCACGCAGCGCCCGCTCGAGCCGCTGATCGAGTTCACCGGCCCGGGCATTCTGCGACGTGAACAGCACCCCGACGATGGCGACGGCGGCCACGACCGATGCCGCCGAGCCGATGAGCCACGGATCGCGGATATTGGCGGTGACCGCACTCAGGGCCGCGGGGAGCGCCAGCCCGGTGCCGGTACGGGCTCCCTTGCGGGCCCCGGGAGCGAGATTGATTTCAAGCATCATGGCGTTGGTCCTCAGGCCGCGGCACGCAAGGCAAGACCCACCGGCAACATCAGCAGCGGGGCCACTTCGTCGGTGGACAGGAATTCGAGCGCCCCCTCACGCACGGCGAGCTTGGCGAGCGCATTGGCGGGCTGCACGGGAATACGAAGACGCTCCGACAACCAGGGGAGCAGGCCCGGCACGCGGGCACCGCCGCCACAGGCATACACGGCGCGAATCTGCCCGAAGGTGCGGGAAGACGTGGCCAGGAACGTGGCGGCACGCTCGACACCGATGGCGAGTTCCTCGCCCCGCATGGCGATGGCGCTATCGAGAGCGGGTTGCCGGTCGAAGCTGCGCAGCAGCTCTTCGGCGTCGTCCGCGCTCACACCCTGCTCGCGCTGCAGATCTTCCCGGAACCGGCGCGTGCCGACCCCGAGATCGCGCGTGAGGATCGGCACACCGTCGTCGAGGATGTTGAGATTCGTGACTTCGTTTCCGATGTTGAGCAGCGCCACCGTGCCGTTCATCGCATCCGGATAGTTCGCTTCGAATGCGTTGTGCAGCGCGAAGGCGTCGACATCGATCACCGCGGGCGCGGCGCCGGCTTCCTGCAGCAGATGCTGCTTGGACTCGACGAGTTCGCGCTTGGCGGCCACGAGCAACACACTCATGTCGAGGCCATCGCCGTCCGGGTCGAGCACCTGGAAGTCGAGTTCGACGGAGTCCATGTCGAACGGCACGTGCTGTTCCGCTTCCCAGCGCATCAGTTCACGCGCCTGCGCTTCCTTCACGCGTTCCATGGAGATCTTCTTCACGATCACATCGCGACCACCCACCGCGGTGACGATCTGTTTCGTCTTCACGCCGGTGGCGGAGATCGTCTGGCGGATCGCGTCGGCGACGATGCCGTGGTCCATCACCTCCCCTTCGACGATCGCCGTGTCGTTGAGGGGCGTGATGACGACTTTGGCCAGTTCGGGCGTGCCGGTGCTGTGATCGATGACCACAGCCTTCACGAGTCCGGAGCCGACATCCAGTCCGACAGTCAGTTTCTTGCGGCCGAAGAGCGCCATGGGCGTAGGTGGTTGCAGCGTGAGTGCGTGCTTGCGCGCGCGGATGTCCCTTCGTGGGCCCTTCCGATGGGACAGATTGACCTGCCGAGTCCGGTCATGTCTCCCTTGAAACGACCCGAGCCTCACGAGGTAACGGCCCTTGCTGGGCGCATGGCCGGTACGACTGCCCACTCCGTGATAGTGCGGGCCTTTTTTGCGCGGATCGTCATTGGGGACCTTTCGACCGTTCGTCGCGGGTCATGGCATGCCCCGTACATCCCGGTTACATGCCGGTCCCCTGCCGATCGCCGGCAGGGGACATCGCGCCTTCACGGCGGACCGATGTTCCAGAGGGAAAACGGTGCGCTTCGCGGCTCGGCCACCGTGGCGAGCGCCATCTGGGCGAGACATCGATCGAAGCGTATGCGGGTCCGACCGCCCAGTCGCGCCACCGGTTGCGTGAGGGCGGGCTGCCCGGAAGCGGACTCTCCGAGCACGATGACCGTACCGGCGACGATGAGTTGTCCGTGTTGCACATCGAGGCGCCCGCGTACCCACAACAGGCCGTCCAGTTCGAGCGCACCTTCCACGACCAGATCCCCGTCGACTGCCAGCAGACCGCGATAACGCGAGAGGCCGGCGAGGTGCACGGCCGTACCGTACAGTGACAACAAATGCCATGGCTGTGACGTCGGTGTCACATCGAGTGGGGCCGGCATCGGTGTGCGTTGCTGCACGGTGCCCAGACGCGCGGCCGCGGCCCCGATACGCCGGAGGCCCCCACTGCTGTCACTCACCGGGATGGAGACACCGACGCCGATATCCAACGGTCGCAGCGTCCACGGCGTGCCACCTTCGAGATCCTCATGGATCGAATCGGCAACCAGCGCCAACACGCTGAGCGTGTCCCGGCGCTCTCCGCAGGGCGAGTCGGCCGTCCGGAGATCGACTCCGGAGATCAGCGTGGGGTCGACGGCCGACAGGGCACCTTGCACCGTCAGCGCCGCGGGCAATGCGGCGATCGGCGGCTCGAGCCAGACGGTGTGCAGCAGCTCGCGTCGTATGGGTGTGCCGCGTCGAGGGTCGCGATGCGTGACGATGGCACGCACCGAGGCGACCAGGGGGTGCGGTCTGATGATGGTGACCGTCTGCCGATCGTACGCGGAGAGCGTCTGATCCCGTGTGACCGGTGTGTCGAGCCCTCGCGCCCACAGCGAGTCCAGCTGCCAGCGTTGCAGCGACCGGGCGATAGCTTCATCGCCTGCCATGGACAGCCGCTGCGCTTCTGCGGTGTGTGATACGGCCATGCCATCCCGCAGCGTGACCGTGGTGAAGCTGAGCGCGAGCAAGCCGATCACGGTGAGTGCCGCGAGGACAAACGGGAGCACGAATCCCCGCCGATCTTTCCCGTCTTCCGCCCTGTGATTCATGGTGAGGATGCGCGGGATGCGCCGCGAAGGGTGATTTCGAAACGAAGGCTGTCTTCGCCGGCACCCGCTGACGCGGAGCCTTCGCGCGGTGCGCGCAGTTCGATGCGCAGGGCTTTCACGGAGTCACCAGCAGTGGCGTCAGCGCCTCCCATGTCGATGGTGCGGACGCGCATGCCCCGACGTGCCGCCGATTGCAGCGGACCGGCGAGGGGTTGCACGACATCCCATCCGGTCAGATCGCGCGAGCGTCGGCCAAGCCACCACTGCGTACCGCTGCGGTAGTGCGAATACCGTGTGAACCGTTGCAGACGGAATGGCGCGCCGCTCACGCGCGTTGAGGGAGGGAGTCCACCGATGTCGAGCTTCCAGCGTCGCTGATGAACCACTGGATCGGGCACCGGACCACAGGCGCCAGCAGGCATCGATACAGGCGCACTCCGGACCGTCGCCGTCGTCGCGGCCGGTATCGCACCGATCCCGGCAGGCCAGCTCCAGACGGTGAACTGATCGCCGGCCCGGGTTCCCCCCATCCAGCTCCCGCCGGAGTCGCCGGCGACAACGACCAGCGCTCCCGATGGATCGATGTCGCAGACGATGCCGATACCGAGCTGCGCGCGGAACTCCAGCAATGAATCGGAGACGATCAGCAGATCGTCGGCGTGCAACACGGCCAGATCGGTCTCGAGCACCAGACGGGCGTGACGCAGTTCGCGGACGACCTGTCCGCGGGCCTCTCCCCCGCGGATATGGCGCGCCTGCTGCACGAGCAGCAGCGCGGCCGATGCGGCCACCAGAGCGGCCAGCGGGAGTGCCACGAGCAGTTCCACGAGCGTGAAGCCGCGTTCGTGACGGGGACGTGGGTCACGGGAGCCTGTGCCACGAGACGGCCTGAACACGCGGGTTCTCAATCGCATCGCACCCCCGTGCTGGCCCGATGCGTGCGGACTGCGGGGGGTGCTCCGTCATCGGCCAGCGGGCTTTCCGTCCACGACGTGCGCACCACGAGCATTCGGAAAGCACCGTCCGTGGCACCGTCCACCTGATGGGCCAGGCGGGATCCCACCGCGAGTGGCCAGTCCTCCGCCAACGGGAGGGCGGACGAGCAGGCCTGGCGCAGCCAGATGTTGCGGGAGACATCGGTGGCCACGATGGCCGCGTCACGCTGGATGGCGCGATCGAGACCTGCCGCGGTGGTGACGGCGACCAGATGCAGCAACGCCGCTCCGCCGGCGAGCAGCACAAGCGCCACGAGGCTTTCGACGAGCACATAGCCCGTCCGGCGGTGGGTCTGGGCACCGATCCCGCCATGACCGCCGTTGCGAATACTGCGAAATGAAATCGGCATGGGGCCACGATAGGCCAGCCATGCCGATGATGTGTCATCAGAATATTGCGCGCACTACCCTGACAACGCAGAACCCGGTATTGCCGCGTGTTCGCTGGTCACGGCACGCATGCCGCCACCATGCAAGGGCAGGAGAATCACGAACGCAGCCCCTCCTTCGCGCGCCCGCTGCACCCAGATGGTGCCGCCCAGATTCTCGATGGTGCTGGCCACGATGGCGAGCCCGAGGCCGGTCCCTTTGCCCGGCTGCTTGGTGGAGAAGAACGGTTCGAAGATGCGCTCTTCGTCTTCGGGCGACACCCCGGTGCCGGAGTCGGCCATGACCACCTGTAGAAAACGCCGCGGCGACTCGGGACGGGCCAGCCAGGCCAGCGCCCGCTTGCTGGGGCGATGGGCCCATCGCTGCGGGGCCGGATCGGTGCGGCGCTTCTCGATGGATTCGCCGAAGGCGGTGGCTTCGTTGATGCGCGTGCGGATGACCACATCCCCTTCGCGGTCCATCGCATCGACGGCATTCAGCAGCAGATTGACGAACACCTGCTCGAGATCGTGGCGTTCGGCATACACGACCCCATCGGGCGCTTCGAGCTCGCGGCTGATGCGGAACCGGCGGGTCAGCCCCTGATCGGCGAGCAGTCGCAGCACATCCTCGATGATGTTGTCGACGACGATGGGCTTGGGCGTCAGCCGACGCGGCCGCGCATAGTCGAGCAGGCCGCGCATGATGCGATCGATGCGCGTGATCTCGCGTTCGAGGGCATCGATGGGTTCGGTGGTGCCCGGCACCTGCGCCGTGCGCATGCGCAGCACATGTGCGTAGTTGGCGATCGCGGCCACGGGATTGCCGATCTC encodes the following:
- the pilM gene encoding type IV pilus assembly protein PilM, whose translation is MALFGRKKLTVGLDVGSGLVKAVVIDHSTGTPELAKVVITPLNDTAIVEGEVMDHGIVADAIRQTISATGVKTKQIVTAVGGRDVIVKKISMERVKEAQARELMRWEAEQHVPFDMDSVELDFQVLDPDGDGLDMSVLLVAAKRELVESKQHLLQEAGAAPAVIDVDAFALHNAFEANYPDAMNGTVALLNIGNEVTNLNILDDGVPILTRDLGVGTRRFREDLQREQGVSADDAEELLRSFDRQPALDSAIAMRGEELAIGVERAATFLATSSRTFGQIRAVYACGGGARVPGLLPWLSERLRIPVQPANALAKLAVREGALEFLSTDEVAPLLMLPVGLALRAAA
- a CDS encoding ATP-binding protein; amino-acid sequence: MNEPSRPRIHDRLQRVLAVACGLTIVAIIVTMWITEGLPSATRWPLVALLLLLVVWVFASVLRRQVAQLVERPLAESVAVAEAIASGESNRIVPRAETQEFDQLATSINRMTEQMLAATQSRMRVEKLATMGRIAAGISHEIGNPVAAIANYAHVLRMRTAQVPGTTEPIDALEREITRIDRIMRGLLDYARPRRLTPKPIVVDNIIEDVLRLLADQGLTRRFRISRELEAPDGVVYAERHDLEQVFVNLLLNAVDAMDREGDVVIRTRINEATAFGESIEKRRTDPAPQRWAHRPSKRALAWLARPESPRRFLQVVMADSGTGVSPEDEERIFEPFFSTKQPGKGTGLGLAIVASTIENLGGTIWVQRAREGGAAFVILLPLHGGGMRAVTSEHAAIPGSALSG
- the pilO gene encoding type 4a pilus biogenesis protein PilO, which translates into the protein MAIAPINQRDQVKLLIGFVAIALAVLYWMYPYSSKNAQIALDESRITTLEDANQRAAREFASGSIEVLRAQAAENRSALTVMRRLVPTGNEVPALLEEVSTAARRAGLDVGGVVPEPVIQGDRFDTYRYTITIIGGYHQFGEFLANVGSLPRIVAPVNFSVATGTAANRTSRIRTSEKNALASTITLQTYVEKTAPAPKAKERAS
- a CDS encoding PilN domain-containing protein yields the protein MMLEINLAPGARKGARTGTGLALPAALSAVTANIRDPWLIGSAASVVAAVAIVGVLFTSQNARAGELDQRLERALRDSTRYAKVLDARQRLTAERDSVHRQLQIIRTIDDNRYNWAHILDEVSRALPAYTWLTTIEQTSKAPLPPGVDSVVKAAAKPAKAAAGKKTEEPKRDTVEVHPPLTFRVVGQTVDIQALTMFMRQLESSPFVQQVALAKSEIVIVDGKDVTQFELTAAYEVPPAGVVQTTPLVVPVR
- a CDS encoding AMIN domain-containing protein, giving the protein MTVAVTAALLVYGIVPGTPVAATAPTAAMAITHHPATGAASDDDAPVRGRVHAIEVAPSAGGADVLIGADSGLTLAHFTLDNPSRIVIDLGGANLAVRSTYDGKARGPIRNVRLSQFRADTVRLVIDLDASRRYTVEREGNSVRIALAAPAVAFAPWTTGNVTRTTMATAAGRLDVGPVATPVAPSVEPTPVVAQPAKIDVPVAEAPKVTPPPAVETTAVATAAPVVPTAPASSARRQPQPKPRITVSYDGTDIRDVIAAFATFSGRTIVVGKDVQGIVTADISDKPWDVALQAILQAQGLAATEDASGIIAIDSYRNLAQNQALEPLITQILDVNYAKAAVLKGTVQSLLARDCTGLTTAATGRDMGMNVNQSSGSGGQQNQMGGQGCVVRGSVAADSATNKLIITEVPSRLPEIVARIQQLDIRTPQVAIKAKIVFVNRTGIQDIGLAYDLGTGNKQFFQQLVPRTDPNTLKPVDTNGDGVPDAMGGGSPFEGPARINLGGNAIAGIANANNAIKPNALNLIYSTALGRYQLTAFLNALQTSSLADVQSEPSITILNNRSAEIFVGQEIPIRVIDASSGGGGASGGGGGGGGGGANGQPNAAAFFPRATVSKEEAGIKLSVTPQITNNKMVMLNIKAENSSAELSSTDVGVIFNRQRAESQVLVADGEAAVIGGLTVTETTRFRSGIPVLMNLPFVGRLFSQNTKNETKRDLLILVTPHILDEGITPPGR
- a CDS encoding prepilin-type N-terminal cleavage/methylation domain-containing protein, whose translation is MFRPSRGTGSRDPRPRHERGFTLVELLVALPLAALVAASAALLLVQQARHIRGGEARGQVVRELRHARLVLETDLAVLHADDLLIVSDSLLEFRAQLGIGIVCDIDPSGALVVVAGDSGGSWMGGTRAGDQFTVWSWPAGIGAIPAATTATVRSAPVSMPAGACGPVPDPVVHQRRWKLDIGGLPPSTRVSGAPFRLQRFTRYSHYRSGTQWWLGRRSRDLTGWDVVQPLAGPLQSAARRGMRVRTIDMGGADATAGDSVKALRIELRAPREGSASAGAGEDSLRFEITLRGASRASSP